One Hippopotamus amphibius kiboko isolate mHipAmp2 chromosome 12, mHipAmp2.hap2, whole genome shotgun sequence genomic window, CCCCCCAcaccagccccccgccccccgggtcCCTGCCCTGGGACACACCCAGGGGGCCGAGTGAGACGCCCGGGTCAGCCTGAGCGTGGTTCGGGCTCCCTGTGACCGGAGGCTTCTGGACGAGGCCTCAGCACAAGGGGCCCCTCCCGCCAGGGCCAGTGCGGCCGGCGAGGAGCTCATCCTCGGACAGGAACCCAAGACCTGCCCCAGAGGCCAGTGTCTGTTACAGCAGACGGGGACAAACAACAGGTGTGCACGGGCCGCCCGCCAGGGAGGGCCACGCGCCGGCCCACGCCTCGCTCCACTGAGTGCCAAACAGGAAGCGccggaggggggaggggcagggccaccCCAGACACCCTGAAAGTAAAAACAAGCCACGTGATGCCACCAGGGGAGGGCACCGgcttcctctctgtccccacagccCCGGCCCTGACCTCATTTCCTGCCACACCTCCAAGGCGCTGGCCCCCCCCCAGGTGCTGACCCTTGTTTAGGCGCTGCAACTCCCTCCAGGCTCTATTTACGCTGTATCATGAGATAACGAGAGGTTCTCCGAAGATGCAAATACAGTACAGAGGGGCCCCACGTGCCCTCCCGCGGTGTCCCCAGCAGGGACGTCTCATAACCCAACGTGCTACCTAACCGAGAAGCCCCACGCCGGCACGCTGCTCTTAGCTGGGCTCCAGGCCTTGGTCAGATTTGACCACTTCGGGGGTGTCCTCGGGTGTAAGTCCATGATTCTCTATCACACGCACAACAGCCCACCCACTGTCACATTCACACCGCAGGCCTGCCCCGCCCCACGAGGCCCTCTCCCCGCCAGCTGCCCTGTTCAGCTGCACCCGTCACCACCTCTGCCCTCACGTGCACAGACGGATTTCTAATGGTCTGGCTCCCAGCCAGAAAGGGAGATGGAGAACCAACCACTCCTTTCTTATTCACAGCAtccagcaggcactcaataaacacttgctGAATGAAGGATTATGGGAACAGCTCTTTCCCCTTCTGCCCGGCCCTGTGTGCTCCACACTTCTGGGAAACGGACATCTTTCTGTCACTCCCTGGCCCCCTCCCGCCCTGGGACCCAGATGCCCTGCTCAGACCCCTGGGCGGGCACACACCCATGGCCTGGTCACAACAAGGGCAGCGGGTGTCCATCTGGGCACTGGGACTCTTCACACAGAAGATGTAGGGGGCCCTGAAACTCTTGCCTGAACGGCCCTGGTCAGTCCTAGGGGTTCTGGCTCTGATGTGTCCAAGAGCCAGCCAGAGCGAGGTGCTGGGCCTCATGGTAGGAAGGAAGGGTCGGAGCCCCCGACTGAGGCTCCCACACCTGCCCTGCGTGAGTTCGGCTCCGGTGAGTTTCCCCGCACCCGGTGCCCGCACGGGTGGAGGGGGCAACCGACTGTGTCCCGGGGCTGCTGTGAGATGAGTCTCTGGTACATCCCCGTCTTGCTGTGGGCCAGGCCCCCGTCGACCGGCTCTGCACTCATGCGAGCGGGCCCGTCCCCAGTCAGCCCTGAGAGGTGGCACTGACACAGTCCCCACCCCGCAGAGGGGAGATGAGCCCAGAGAGAAGAGCTGGGCCTGGCCTCGGGCCCGGGCAGGCCCTGGGGCCTTGCTCCAGCACAAGGCCTGCCCTTCACCCAGCAGCCCCGGGACCCTATCCTGCCATCTGGGCACCCAGGGTCTGGCCCCACACCCGGCACTGATGGGGGCTCGTGGTGGATGGGTGTGGAGGCCACAGCAAGGCCCCCTTAAGAAGCTGAGTGGGGGGAGCTGTGCCCAGAGAAGCAACTGACCCTTCAAAAATAACCCAGGGAGAGGCTCCCAGCACAGCCGGCCCGGGACAAACCTCAGCCCCTGCAAGCCTCACGCGCGGCCTGGACAGGCATCCTGGACACCAGGAGGCCCTTCCAAGCCAGACCCGACACCCTCCCTGGACCTGCGCCTGCAGGCTGCTGACGGCCCACCCCGTCAGCAAAGGGCCGCTCGGCTGGCTGCCTACAGCCGCAGTTGTCCCCCGCGGTGATCGAGCCACTTGCCACCTGCCAAAGAAGCCTTCTGCAAACCCGGGTCTCCACCCCACGTAGCTAACGGGACAGAAACGTACCAGTCGAGTTAGGTCCTGAAAAACCCTgtttctgaagaaaagaaaaccccgGGGGCCGGGAATCCAAGCAAAAAAGCACAGAGCGTGAACGTTCTTTGGCAAATCTTTCCACACTGACATTTACGACCCAGCCAGGCGAGGATTCCGCAGTGACCTTGCCCAAAAGCGGGCTGTGGAATCTTTAGAGCCGTCCCAGGCACGACTGGGGGCCAGAAAGTCTGGGGAAAGCTCCCCCAGGCAGGAGAGGGGTTAATGGGTTTGCAAACTCTGGGCTGCCCGGGCCTCGCTGCCAGCCCGGAGCTGACACCACTGACCGCTGAGCCAGGCCCGGCCCTGCTCCCGGGCCCAATTGTTTCCAAAGACAAAAGGGACGCTGACGGCCCAACTCTCCGGCCAAGCGGGCGGGCGCTGGGAGGAGACAGCTGACCCCGAACGCTCAGCCCGGCGCTCCTCCCGCCCCCGGGGTCTCAGCGAGGCCTGGTGGCAGATGGCAGAGTGCTGAGAGGCTGCAGTCCGCCAGCTGCGGGAAACGCAGAGCTGGACTGTCCCTCTGACCCTTGTCGCTGTCTGGGTCTCCACCCCTGGGCAAACAACAAACAGGGCTGGAGACCTCTTCAAGGGCACAGGTGGTACATGGCCAGCCAGCGGCCTCCGTCACCAAACACCGTCACCTGCAGTCAGGAGCACATGGCAGTAAGACCTGTGACCGAGCCCTGATGACCCTCCCAGGGGTGGCGCTCTGAGGACCAGGAGGGAAACCCTCGGGGCACCCTTCCCACCCACCCGCCCCAGAGAGCAGTGGCTGAGGGCAGGTTGAGGGCACGCCTTCCAGAGCCAGCCCCGGCCTGCACAGGTTCAAATCCTGTCACGTCAACCGTCCTGGGCAGGCCGTTAACACCTTCCTCTGCCACAGTTCCCTCCCCCACCTATGAAGCAGGGATAACAGCAGCCCCGTCCTCAGAGGACTGCCGCGAGGGCAGAAGAGAACGCAGACAGCGGTGGAGCCTCCACCCCAGCGCCGGAACTGCCGCAGGTGCGTGTTATTCCCATAGCCCAGATGAGGAAACGTGAGGCTCAGGAAGAGAACATCTCTTGCCAAGATGGACCCACCCGTACGTGACcaggtcaggatttgaacccaggtctgcagGCTCCAGAGGCCACGTGCCAATGGTCACCACGTCCCAGAGGCAACTGTGGCGAATCAGAAGGGGGTCCCGGCTTAAGCGGGACACTACGGTCGCATTTCGAGCAGGAAAGAGCTGAAGGTGCTCAAGGCTCATGCCCGGATCTCAGTGCCTGCCCCTATTCCAGCCCCTGCCCCGAGGAACAGAGAGAGCCACGGCTGTGAAAAGTAAGGAACGCCATCCTCGTGTGGCCTGAACCCAAACAGGAGGAACTTGGGTGACGGCAGGAAGACGGGGGTGTCCCCAAACACCTTCCAAAATGCCCGCAAAGATCCCAAGACGAGATGGAAACCAGAACCACCTGCTCCAGACCACCCTCCAGGCTTCCTCCTAGGAGGAAAGACCAGGAGCTGGGCTCAAACACATCCTCCAATTCACACAGGGGCCACTGTGCAGCCACAGAGGCTGCCTGTCAGGGCCAGCAGCCCCGAACTGCAGCAGACCTGCCCAGAACACCTGAGCCCAGCTCCCAACCTGTTCCAGCACCTGGTCCACACTGCGCCAGTGAGCCACGCGGCCCCTCAAACTGAGCCTCTGGggcagatacacacacactcacacacacgtacacacttgCAACTTTCAGCACAAAACGCAGGGCCTGCGATTCTGTCTCTGGTAGCAGAGGAAGTTCTAGCATTCTAAGAGGGGCTGCCTGCTgtcactgcccccctccccagaaCAACCCCCATCCCCATCGGCCCGCTCCCTGCACTGGGGCACACAGCCCACAccagtcacagagctgggaagtcAGCCGGTGTGGCCAGCTCCTTTGTGCCCTCTCCGCAGCAGCTGCCAGGCCTTattagatgtttaaaaaaaataaattaattaaaaaaaaataaaagcctttttCGGAAGGAGTAGGGCGACACGCTGCTCCAAAGCACATCAGACAAAGGGCCCACAGGCCGGGCCCACTGGGCGGGGACATCTGGCCCTAATCCCAGCTCACCTGCTGCAGCTTCACAAACATTAGACCGGTTGGCAGCGACCTGCTGCCGCCATCTGTTGGGCACTGGAGCAGGTCAGAGGGGTGCCCTCAAAAAGCCTGGCCCAGTACCTCGTCGGCAAACACTTCCAGGGTGCTTACCTACCTGCGCCGGGTCCATGCCAGGCCTCCGCCCACAGAACTCAGAGGTGCTGTCAccaccccatttcacaggtgaggaaactgaggcaccagtGGCTGTGTGAGCAGAGGTCACGCAACCAGTAAAGGGAAGCCGGCACctgaacccaggccacacgctCCAGAGCTTGTGCTCCCCGTCTCTCTGTGGTGTGGCCTTTTCTGGGAGCAGAGAAATGCAAgctgcctcctctcccttctcccagcctgtccccttccctctcccaaaaCGCAATCACGCTTCTGAAAGGTTGGAGCAAGTGACAGTTCTCAGACACAGAAAGGCGGCTGCAAACAGCACAACCAATGCCATGGGCTTGCGGTCCCAGGTGAGAGCTCCCTCAGACCCATGGGCGCCTGCACTGGGAGACCCGGGAAGCCCACGGCCCCCCTGGCCTGGTTTCCAAGGACTGtgcgactccccccaaccccagccagcCATGTCCACTCACCCGTAAGTCCGCTGGATCAAGGTGGGGTGCAGCTGCTGCACGCCGATGGCAAAGCCTAAAACAGGAGACCAGTTAAGGACCCGATCTCACCCCGGAACGAACCACACAGCCACCCACCTCTAATCCAAAGGGATAAtcagcttcctctcccctccacatGAACTCCAAGCCTGCCAGCTGAAGAGGGCCAAGGGACCCGAGTGGCTGCAGCCTCTGGGTGTTTGTCCTCCCAACCTCCAGCCCCGGGGACCAACTTCCTCCCTCTGGTGAAGACAGCTGACAGCTTGGTGACGTGCCCTCCTTGTCCTGTCCCACTGCCACACGCGGCTAGAGGAAGGGGTTCAGCTTCCAAGCTGGGGGATGACTGCCCTGTGACAGCTCTCTGGGAGCACATGACAGCCGACTGCCACTCCTggagcagtggggggggggggggggggggttctatCCGGCAGATACTGGCACTGAATTTAGCAACCAGAAGCAACAGGGAAGGAAAACACGGCTCTCACCCGGCTGGAGGCTCCGCGGTTTGGCACCCAGATAGGCCAGGTTCACGTTGGCCTTGCGGCCGTCGATGTTGGGGTTAGGGTCTTTGCAAGCCCGCTCAGCTGCCGCCCGGTCAGCCATGGTCACCTGGAGGGGCACAGACGCATCAGGGGCTTCCCTTGCCGGTgcggggagcagagagagagctcTAGAGCCCTGTCCGGGGGCGCTCACTTCCCCCTCACCCCGGGGGCCCCTCACCCGAGGCGCCTGGCCCTGTCCCACAAAGCTGCACCCCCGACCCCGGTTCCTCCCTCGGAGTTCAAGTGCTGGGAAACGCCGACTTCAAGCACGGAAACAACCCCAAGGGAAGACAGAACAACCGAGAAAGGAGGCAGGGGTCCCGGCCTGGCCGACCCGGCCAGTGGGGCCCGCGAGTCTCCTCCTGGGAGGGGTTTGGGGACACCCTAGCTGGGCAGTGAGAGAGGCGTCCTCGGGCCGCTTTTTACTCAGGCTGTTTGGAGCGTCTGAGCGCGCTTCTGGAGAATGAGACGCGAGCTGTTTGAGGGCTCCTAAGCGCCCCGGGGTGAAGCCCGGCCCCGCGCTCGCCGGCTGCTCCAGGAAGTGCCGCGAGGAGCCATCTGCCCCCAAACCGCTCCACAAGCGCCGGCGTCCTAAGGGCACACAGCGGCTCTCCCTTCCCCGCCgggcgtggggtgggggcggggagcccgAGGGGGCAGCAGGTGCCTGGCCGGCGGGAGGCGCCCGCCCGCGGGGGGACTCGGCGCCCGGGCCGCGGCGCGCGCGGGGCCACTTACGAAGCCGTAGCCGCGGGACTTGCCCGTCTGGCGGTCGGTGATGACCACGGCCTCCTCGATGTCCCCGAAGCCCTCGAAGTACTTCCTGAGCGACGCGTCGTTGGTGTGGTAGGGCAGGCCGCCCACGAAGATCTTGGTGAATGTGGTGTCCTTCTGCGAGCCGTGCAtggcgccgggggcggccgggggcCGCGGGAAGCCCGCGCTCGGGGCGCACGGCGCGGGCTGCAGCAGCATGGGGGGCGCCCCGCCGCCTACGGACCCGGGCCGCGTGGGGCTGCGCTCATCGGGGGCGGCGGGGAGCGAGCGGGGCGGCAGGGGCACCGGTCCGGCAGCCGGGCCCGTCCACTCGCGGGCCGCTCCCGCCGTGCACGAGACGCTGCGCGGCGCTCCTGCCTGCGCTTGCGGGTACTCCGCGCCCCGGCGCCCGCCCCAAGGCTTTGTAGTCGGCCCCGCCCCTGGCCcatcccggccccgccccgggcgtccggccccgccccctcaTCCCCGCCCCGGGCGCGCGGGGGCCGCCGGGAAGCGTAgtccgggccccgccccgccgcgccccaCGTGCCGCGGGGAAGCCCTGCGGCCGGGCGCCCACGTGGGGTGGAGGCGCGTCCGGGCGTTTCTAGGGGATCTTCTGCGTGCTCGCGGGGTTCCGGGCCCCTGCCCTCTTGGAGCGCACAGTCCAGCGAGTCAGGTGTAAATGATTCGGATCCTGTTTAGTAAGTTGACAGTTCTTCCTGTGATACTTACAGTACAGGAACTTATATTAAAGgtgaaatgatttttgtttttatacacaagcGTAATtcgttccacaaatatttattagggcGTGGGGGATGCAGGAGTGCACAGAACACACTCTAGGATCCCGAGCTTCTGTGAACAAGACAAACAGGTAAACGTACACTATACTATCCACTAGGAGATAAATCCGCGTGCTACCATCCAGGAGGGGCCAGAGTGATCCAGGACGCCCCTCTGAGACGATGGCTGGGCAGGGGATGTACTTCTGGCCTCCTCAAAAGTCCATCCCCGTGCCAGGGATCCCTGCATCCCTGTGAGCCACCCTTGGGGGAAAGCAAGCAGAGGGCGGCCCTGTTCCCTCTGTCACCTTCCCCAGCCCTAGAAACAGGCCCACTTCCAGGTCTTTGTAGCAGGACCAACTACAGAATTGTCAGGACCCTTTGTCCAACGTTATTAGGAATTTCACGTCTGACAAGAGCACTGAACCCGAGGCCCTGGCACCAACACCCTCCACCCTTGGGTCACATGGCCGTGCAGAGCCCGACCCTGAGGGCCTCAAACCCTCCGCATGTCCAGACAGCAGCATTGTGATGTCCTGTGCAGTGGGGACTCTGCTGTGGACAAAAATGTCAGGCCacgtcagtaaacaaaggatgttgtgtccatcaagccatcagccactgcagccaccccgactgtgcaccctgagggcattcaggatggaaaaaacaggatactggccctagacgGTTAAGGTGCACAtgaaaggaatgctttcagtgagcccagacgcTTACCTCTTCACGTGCATAGGAGAGCGCTGCATTCATTACCTTGCCATGTCTGGTGTTTCTTTAATTGAGGGTAATCTTTTCATGTTCCGActtcctggtttttgttgcaaaaaactCCTCTATATCCTGGCTCCTGCCATACCTCTGCAAAGCGGGCCCTGAGAGCTGCTTCCAGGGTTTGAGTCCTCAGAaagtccactgaataaaacataattctcaacttttaggctgtgcatttttttttaagttgacactgCTCAAAGTGGGGTCGCTGCTGGTGACCCCAGCTCCTGGCGGGGCCGAGGGGGACAGGGAAGCAGGTGAAGCGTTCACTAGTCTTTCAGGCCTCTATCCAGCACCTTCCCTGTCAGGCTGCGCTGGACTCCAGGCCCAGCCCAGCTGCGCCTCAAGCCCCCGGACTCCCTGACCCCACGCTCCACCCGGCCACCATCGGTCTGATCCCTCCTTCCCCTCAgatccccgccccaccccctcacGCTGAGGACGGATCTCTGAGCCCTCTGGGGACACACTCTTCAGTCTGCCCTCATTCCCCTTGTCTCGTCTCTCCcagttttctccccctccccaggcccactCCCACCTCCGGGCTGCGCCTATCCCTCGCCCTTTATCctgctcctctcttcctccccaagcCCTGGTTGCCTATTCGTGGGTCGAAGGCCCCTCTCCCCTGCGACGTGGGGCCGCGGACGTTTTGCTCACGCTGTGGGGCCTGGCAAGCAGAGGGCCCCTGGGGACATGTCTGGTGCGCGAACTCACGATGTAAGGAAGAAGCCGAGGAGCGCTCCCGACCAGACCAGGAGCCCTCCGTGCGCGAACGTGTGGCCTGCGCTCGCTGGGCCAGGGCAGGCGGCCCCTGTGCGGCCGCGCGACCTTAGACACGCTGGGCCCCTCCCTCCGCCGGGCCTCCGTTTCCCCCTCCGTGCTAGACAGGCgctctggggcgggggcgggggcggggcggcggggctcCCGGCCTACAAGTCCCAGCGCCGCCcgggcggccccgccccgcggcccgTGCCCCGCGGCCCGTGCCCAGCGCCGCTCCCGGCCGAGCGGCTGCGCGCCGGGCGGCGGGCGTCTGCGGAGCACGTGCTGGCGCCGCGGGGTCCTCGGGGTCCCGACCCAGGGGGCGGCCGcgcgggccgggggcgcggggTCTGACACAGGGAAAGGCGCAGGGCGCGGGCAGGGCGTCCTGCGCCCCCCGGATGGGCAGGCTCGCCGCGCGCCCCTCGCGCTGGCGCCCGGCCCGGAAGAGGGCAGGGGGCGTCGTCCGTGTCTTAAAGAACGGATGCCCGGCTCTGCTTCCTTCACTTGTTCATGCTCCGGCCCTTAGGTTTCTGCGTCACCAGTCTCTCCGGCCGTCGGGTGGCCCTACGTCTCCACGTGTCACCAGCTTCTGCCTGAGAATCAGCTGTTCACCCAACACATACTTATTAATGATCCATGAGGCGCCAGGCCAGGGCTCTAGGCCCCGGGAAGATGGCAAGTAGGAAACTAATAACGTACCCCATCTCGGGCTTTGCCCCTGTggcccccacccctaccccccacgTGAGCTTACATTTTAGGAGGAACAGAgcgagaatgaatgaatgaatactatATTTACATTTAGGTAAATTTTTCCAGGCAGGTGCTGAGATGGGAGCAAAGAGTGACAGATGTTCTTTAGAGTCAGGCAACGCCTCTGGGAGTTGGTGAGAGCAACTGGTGAGAGCCAGAGCCCTTGGTGCATAGGGAACAGCACAGGGCGCAGAATGCAAAAGCTCAGAGGCGGGAGATCCAGCCACCACCAGCGATGGAATAGCCTTTGAGTGCTGGGTGCTTTTATGTGGCTAATCCTCCCACACCACTAATAATAATACAGGTCAGTTGTTTTAGTGCATGAACTGGGTGCCTTGCGTGTATTAGGTGATTTAACCTCAAAACAGCCTTTGTCACAGGTAGGTACTATTagcccagttttgttttgttttatgtaaatttatttatttatgtatttattggctgtgttgggtctgttgctgcgtgcaggctttctctagttgtggagagtgggggctactctttgttgtggtgcgtgggcttcttattgtggtggcttctcttgttgcagagcacggactctaggcacgtgggcttcagtagttgcggcgcatgggctcagtagttgtggtgcatgggcttaattgctccacagtatgtgggatcttcctggaccagggctcaaaccctgcgtcccctgcattggcaggcagattctttttttttttttttcaataaatttgtttatttatttatttattggctgcattgggtcttcgttgctgcacatggacgttttctagttgtggcgagcaggggctacccttcattgtggtgtgctggctcctcgttgctgtggcttgtcttattgcagagcacgggctcaacagttgtgcacgggcttagttgctctgcggcctgtgggatcttcctggagcagggatcgaatccgtgtcccctgcattggcaggcagattcttaaccactgcaccaccagggaagtccctggcctgGTTTTAAGagggagggaactgaggctcagagtgactTCCCCAAGGCCACCCAGAGCAGTCAATGACTGGTCAATCCGTGATTTCATTTTGTCCTCCCacagcctttattttattttattttacttttatttttttaagcatgtattttctttcttatttttttttttttaagttctttaattttttggctgtgccacatagcatgtgggatcttagttcaccaaccagggatcgaatctgcaccccctgcattggaagcatggaatcttaaccacaggaccaccagggaagtccctctcccacAGACTTTAGAGAAGGCCTCGCTTCCCTGCTTTGAGGGCTGGGCAGGTAAGACCTCAGGTTGAGTGAAGTGAGAACCAAGTAGAAATCTGTTTGGCTTCCAGCTTTCTGCTCAAAGAAATGATGGTAGCTGGTACCAACCCcttattgttatttctcctctgaacATGGTTGGGATATTTGGAGCTGTGGCAGCTGACTTATGACCATGAGGCAAAGTGCAGGAGACTCACAGACACCAGTCCTGGTACCGCTAAACCCAGGGCACATTTGgcaaatgtctggagacatttttggttgccacAACTTCGGGAGgattgctactggcatctagaaTGTGAAGGCCAGGGAAGCTGCTAAATATTCTATAGTGCAAAGGACagccctcacaacaaagaattatctagcccaaaatgtcagtagtgctgaaaTTGAGAAAACTTGGGCTACATCAGTGCCTACAACCAGGCTACTTGTTAGGTAAGAAAAATAGATCCCAACATGTTTAAGCCATTGTAGTTGGGTTTTCCATGATGACAACCAAAGGCGTTCGCAGATGAAGCAGATGCAGTTTGATGACTGCCACTGAAAGCCAGCATGGCTGGGCAGGGGTCATCCGTCCCTGTTGCCTTGGTCCCCATCACATGGTGGGTTGGGAGGTCAGCCCGGAGGTTGATCTTGGTCCCAGTGGTTTGGGCCTTTGGGCCAATGCTCCTCCCTCTAAAGTTCCAAGCCCTTCATTACAAGGGACACCGCAGGACGCGGGCGGGGCATGTGTCGGCACCTTGCCCTCGGGCCCAGCCAGGAAGGGGACGGAGGGCACCATTGTCTCAAGAAGAGGACAGCCAGGTGTGAACCACTGACTCGTTCATCCTCTGGCCCCTTAGGTCTCTGCATCACCAACGGGagggaagcgggggtgggggtgggacaccAAATGGAAAGACACAGGAGGGGCGATTTCGGCCAGGCTGCTCAGGGTGAGGGCCCGTCAGCTGCTGCTTGGCGCACAGGCTGCCTCGCCTCCCCTGAGGACCGTTTCCCAGGCTCATAGCTCTGGGTGTGGCAGATGGATAAATGCCGACCCCTACCCACTGTGCACCCTCGCCGGACACAGCTCACTCAGGAGGTGGCTGGGTACGAGGTCCACCTCACAGGCTTTGTCCCTGTCCCCGCAGGGGAGCCTGGACGCAGGACGCTGTGCTGAGACCGTGCCTGGGAGTAGGCAGTTGCTATGGGTTGGATTGTGTCCCCCAAGAATATATTCAAGTCCCTGGTACCCatttccttatttggaaataggattttTGTACTATCATCCATTTAAGATCAGGTCACATTGGAGTAGTATGGGGCCTAATCCAATGACTGTTGTCCTCataagaaggccatgtgaagacacagaaggAGGAGGCCGTGTGACagcagaggcagaggttggagggaTGTGCCTGAGAGCTGAGAAACACCAGTACCCAAAGGCGTACACAGGGCAGAGCCTTCCCTCTGAGTGCCGTCAGA contains:
- the RBM38 gene encoding RNA-binding protein 38 isoform X2, coding for MLLQPAPCAPSAGFPRPPAAPGAMHGSQKDTTFTKIFVGGLPYHTNDASLRKYFEGFGDIEEAVVITDRQTGKSRGYGFVTMADRAAAERACKDPNPNIDGRKANVNLAYLGAKPRSLQPGFAIGVQQLHPTLIQRTYGVNIQEALWGEVSSGEVLPYIRGGRCSGWKPSGVSSAPCRNVTNQGRRFQGLQ
- the RBM38 gene encoding RNA-binding protein 38 isoform X3, with amino-acid sequence MLLQPAPCAPSAGFPRPPAAPGAMHGSQKDTTFTKIFVGGLPYHTNDASLRKYFEGFGDIEEAVVITDRQTGKSRGYGFVTMADRAAAERACKDPNPNIDGRKANVNLAYLGAKPRSLQPGFAIGVQQLHPTLIQRTYGSGVRFHV
- the RBM38 gene encoding RNA-binding protein 38 isoform X1; this translates as MLLQPAPCAPSAGFPRPPAAPGAMHGSQKDTTFTKIFVGGLPYHTNDASLRKYFEGFGDIEEAVVITDRQTGKSRGYGFVTMADRAAAERACKDPNPNIDGRKANVNLAYLGAKPRSLQPGFAIGVQQLHPTLIQRTYGLTPHYIYPQAIVQPSVVIPAAPVPSLSSPYIEYTPASPAYAQYPPATYDQYPYAASPATATSFVSYGYPAAVPQALSAAAPAGTTFVQYQPPQLQPDRMQ